ATAACGTTTCCGGTAAAAAATACTTTACCGTTTGAAATTCCTTCATTTTTCAAATTTTCCAAACCACTTTTTTCAGTAACAAAAAGTAAATCGGAAATCGCATCTGTTAAAACTCTGTTTATTTCTTCCGGCATTTCTCTATCACCACTTCTCAATCCAGCTTCAACATGCACAATTTTGATGTGTAATTTTGCAGCTGTTAAACTGCATGCAATTGTGGAATTTACATCACCAACAACAAGAATCATATCCGGTTTTTCTTCAAGCAGAATTTTCTCAAACTTTATCATTACATTTGCAGTTTGTTCTGCGTGACTTCCGCTCCCAACTCCTAAATAGAAATCCGGTTTTGGCAATTCCAAATCTTCAAAAAATACTTTTGACATTTTTTCATCATAATGCTGACCTGTATGACAAATCAAATGTTGAATTGAATCTTTATATTTTTGAAATGCTCTGTGAATTGGAGCAATTTTCATAAAATTTGGACGTGCACCAACTACGGATATTATTTTTTTCATCAATTTTCTCTTAACGATTTTTTCTTTATAATAATTTTGTTTGAACAAAAAAAAGCCGAAAAAAAGTTTTAGACTTTAATTCGGCTATATTTAAAAACTTAACTATGATTTTTTAATGTGTTTTGCTTTTATGCCATGTTTTTCGAAGGCATTTCTTGTATCTAAAATTAATTTAGAATTTTCTGCAATAAATTTATAATCATAATCAGAATGATCAGTACTTAGTACAACTAAATCATATTTCTTTAAATTTTGAGCAGTTAAAGGAACGGATTTCATTGTATAATTGTATTTTCTCATTTTAAACAATTTTGGAACGTATGGATCATTAAAATCAACTTTTGCACCTTTTCTTTCAAAAAGTTCAATTAATCGTAGTGATGGAGATTCACGCATATCATCAATATCTTTTTTGTAAGCTGCACCAAGAATTAAAACATTTGCACCATTTAATGCTTTCTTTTCATCATTCATAAATTTTGCAGCATTCTCAACAACATAATATGGCATATAAGTGTTGATTTCTCCGGCAAGTTCAATAAATCTTGTGTTAACTTCATATGCGCGTGCTTTCCAAGTTAAATAGAAAGGATCGATAGGAATACAATGTCCGCCTAAACCCGGGCCCGGATAAAATGGATTATACCCAAATGGTTTTGTTGATGCTGCGGCAATAACTTCCCAAATATCAATATCCATTCTTTCAAAAACCATTTTTAATTCATTTACTAAAGCAATGTTTACTGAGCGATAAATATTTTCAACTAATTTTGTAGCTTCGGCAACTTTTGGCGATGAAACCGGAACTGTTTTTACAATTACATTATTGTAAAGTTCGGTTGCAATTTTAACGCATTTTGGTGTTACACCACCAATAACTTTTGGAATCGTTGATGTATTAAAATCTGGATTATTTGGGTCTTCTCTTTCCGGTGAAAATGCTAAATAAAAATCTTTTCCAACAACTAATTTTTTTGTTCCGGTTTTCTGAATCATCGGAGAATTTTCAAATAATG
The nucleotide sequence above comes from Ignavibacteriota bacterium. Encoded proteins:
- a CDS encoding nucleotide sugar dehydrogenase → MDFLNKIKNKSAKVGIIGLGYVGLPLGLEFSLKGFNVIGFDVDERKIPLLKKGKSYIKHISEKRIKAAVDSGKFEATSDFTRLPEVDAIIICVPTPLNEHREPDMSYVVNTAETISKYLRKGQLVTLESTTYPGTTEEILQPLFENSPMIQKTGTKKLVVGKDFYLAFSPEREDPNNPDFNTSTIPKVIGGVTPKCVKIATELYNNVIVKTVPVSSPKVAEATKLVENIYRSVNIALVNELKMVFERMDIDIWEVIAAASTKPFGYNPFYPGPGLGGHCIPIDPFYLTWKARAYEVNTRFIELAGEINTYMPYYVVENAAKFMNDEKKALNGANVLILGAAYKKDIDDMRESPSLRLIELFERKGAKVDFNDPYVPKLFKMRKYNYTMKSVPLTAQNLKKYDLVVLSTDHSDYDYKFIAENSKLILDTRNAFEKHGIKAKHIKKS